The DNA sequence ACGGCGGAGGGACACGCATAATCGCTGAAACCATAAAGAAGATCAGCAGTAGGAACACGCAATCGATCATTGGTTCCATCATCAAGGCTTGACCGCGTTCCTTTTCCGTCCCTGTTCGCATCTGCACAGCCATAGTATCCTCCTTTGTTATTCCCTTGCTACCACTGCAAAGCCGATTTTGTCTATACCTGCTTGCTTTGCAATATCCATCACGTTAATAATCTGCTCATGCATGACGTCCCGTTCGGACTGAATGATTACCATATTCTTGATCTCTTCGGGCGCATGAATGAACTCGGTAAACATCTGATTGATGTTAACAATCTCGTCATTCAAGATCATTGTTCCATACTTCTGAGCACCTTCAGGGTTCGCAATCCTCACAATGAGTCCCTTGGGTTTATTGGGATTCGGTTTACCTGGAGGCGGTAATTGAACGCGAATGCCAGGCATCGGTGCAAAACTGGTCGAAACCATAAAGAAAATCAGAAGCA is a window from the Candidatus Poribacteria bacterium genome containing:
- a CDS encoding biopolymer transporter ExbD → MASTQAPSGMTKMAARERRSAKLDMAPMIDCVFLLLIFFMVSTSFAPMPGIRVQLPPPGKPNPNKPKGLIVRIANPEGAQKYGTMILNDEIVNINQMFTEFIHAPEEIKNMVIIQSERDVMHEQIINVMDIAKQAGIDKIGFAVVARE